In Sphingobacterium sp. SYP-B4668, the sequence GTAATACAAATAGTACGATAGGACTTATTTTTTTGATATACATAAACATCAGCTTTTGATTAGATTATTGGATTGCGACACATCTAATTACTCTGTTGAAGGTATCTGCAACATAGAGAATTCCATCCGACGTCGCGTAAACACCATAAGGACTGTTGAACTGTGATTCTTTAGGGATTCCGTCCTTATATCCACTGACACCAGGAGTACCTGCAACAACAGTTGCATTGAGCTGAGGGTCTATCTTCCAAATCACATGATTGTCAAAGTCACAGGTATACACATTTCCATCCGCATCACAGCTGATGCCCGAAAGACTACCCGTCTGAGCAGAAGTACCTACTCCTTCTCTTACCTTTCCTCTACCGGTACCAATCAAATGTTCCAATTGACCGTTGCCAATCCAAGGTTTATCATTACCTGCAGGCGTGTATTTAGGATCGAATCGATACACACGTCCCCATTCTTCAGATGCTAGGTATACGTAACCATCTTTTTTATTAAACGCTAGATAGCTCCACGAAGAGAGATTCAGCTTTTCGCCGATTAGTTCTACCTTACGCGTCTGTTGGTGCACCCGAACAAGTTTTTTCGCACCAGAGGTAATAAGATATACGTACTCCTGATCCGCCGTCATACCGACTATGGTTTCTGTGCCGAGGATGTAATTACCATTATTATCCTTTTGATCGTAGAAGGGAACCGGTTCTAACCAATTCTTGTTACGATATAATCCCCTGAATAAAATTGGTTTCGAGGCTGTGGTCCGCTCAGCGATAAAAAGTGCAGACTGATCCGGGGTATAGGAGGACTGCCATGGATATGAGAAATCGGTCGAAAGTGTATAGACCTTGTTATCCTGTAGTGAAAGCGCTGCAACACGTCCTGCATCATCATCCGAAACGATGATGATATTGTCGTCACTAACGGCTACAAACGATGGGCGTTTAAAATTTGCTTCTAAAGCAGGTCCATCTTTAACGGCGGAAACGTTGAAGACACCTGCTACAGTAGTCACGGAAG encodes:
- a CDS encoding IPT/TIG domain-containing protein produces the protein MKKLTLSMLLLFSIFSCNKDGETNGGEQTKPIDINRSIEVTDIKPKEGGLGTGVIINGENFGNDTSKIEVYFNEKKALLLKVKPTVIYAMVPKQPGDLSEIKIVAKNVAKPLEAVLKDVRFQYHIKASVTTVAGVFNVSAVKDGPALEANFKRPSFVAVSDDNIIIVSDDDAGRVAALSLQDNKVYTLSTDFSYPWQSSYTPDQSALFIAERTTASKPILFRGLYRNKNWLEPVPFYDQKDNNGNYILGTETIVGMTADQEYVYLITSGAKKLVRVHQQTRKVELIGEKLNLSSWSYLAFNKKDGYVYLASEEWGRVYRFDPKYTPAGNDKPWIGNGQLEHLIGTGRGKVREGVGTSAQTGSLSGISCDADGNVYTCDFDNHVIWKIDPQLNATVVAGTPGVSGYKDGIPKESQFNSPYGVYATSDGILYVADTFNRVIRCVAIQ